The genomic segment GGCTGGACTTTGCCAAAGAGATCGTTCCCATGAATCCTTTTATTAATTATGCCCTACAATCATCTCTCCCCTCTGAAAAATTTCATGATGTAACGGAAGGATATGGCCTCTTTATGCAACTACCCCTCGATCCAGGAGCGGAAGATGCTGAACAGGTGACTCAAATCATCACCAAAATACATCAAATTTAAAAAAATTGTTCAGTCCCGAGAGAAAACAATGATAATAAGCATCGCCAGCGGCAAAGGTGGTACCGGCAAAACCACAATTTCCACCAACCTCGCCATAAGCCTTGAAGGTAAGGCCAAGCTTCTTGACTGTGATGTCGAAGAACCCAATGCTCACCTTTTCATCAAACCTGAGATCACTCTACGAGAAGAGTCCACCGTTTTTGTCCCTGTAATAGATGAATCGCTCTGCAACGGCTGTAAAAAATGTGCCGATATATGCAGATTCAACGCCCTTGCCGTCATTGGCAAGAAGGTACTCTGCTTCCCCGAACTCTGTCACAGCTGTGAAGGTTGCCTCCTTGTTTGCCCTGAACAGGCGATTTCTGCAGGCACCCGATCCCTTGGCTGGGTGGAAGAGGGAAAAAGAGAAAATATGGATTTTGTTCAGGGATGCATGCGCATCGGTGAGGCAATGTCACCTCCCCTTATCCGCGATGTCCGTAACAGAATCAAGGAAGGTGAAATTGCAATCATAGATGCCCCTCCAGGAACATCTTGCCCCGTTATTACCGCCATGAAGGATACCGACTTTGTCCTCTTGGTAACAGAGCCCACCCCCTTTGGCCTCCACGACCTTACCCTCGCTGTAGAGGCCGTCAAGGCACTTGGTATCCCCTGCGGGCTGATCATCAACCGGGCAAATCTGGGCTATGACAAGGTACATGAGTATATAGCCTCGGAACAGATCCCCATCCTCCTGGAAATCCCCTTTGATCGAAAAATTGCTGAAATTTATTCCCAGGGAAAGATTCTTGTAGACGAATTGCCAGAATGGAAAGAGATTTTCCAGAGTCTTTTCAAAGACATTGTTAATATCATCCAGAAAGAGCAGGTGAAGCAATGAAAGAGCTTGTTATTATTAGTGGAAAAGGTGGCACAGGCAAGACAAGCATTACTGCGGCATTTGCCTCACTTGCCAAGAATCACATTCTCTGCGACGCAGATGTAGATGCAGCCGATCTCCACCTGCTTACCCAGCCGACAATCGAACAGAGCCATGACTTCATGGGCGGCTGCCTAGCCGAGATCCGCCAAGACAAGTGCATAAGCTGCGGAACATGCCGAGATCTTTGCAAGTTTGGAGCCATCTCAGAAGATTTTGTCGTAGATCCCATTGGCTGTGAAGGCTGCGGTATCTGCGTTGACTTTTGCCCAGAACAGGCAATTGAATTTCCTCAGCAGAAGTGTGGCGATTGGTTTATCTCCTCCTGTAAATTCGGCCCCATGGTTCATGCCAGACTAGGCATTGCCGAAGAGAACTCCGGGAAGCTTGTCAGCCTCATCCGTAAGGAGGCAAAACAACTAGCCATGACAGATAGTTATGACTTGATCCTCACCGATGGCCCTCCAGGTATTGGTTGCCCTGTTATTGCTTCAATCACGGGAGCAACTGCCCTACTTCTGATTGTAGAGCCATCGCTCTCCGGCCTGCATGATATGCAGCGCGTGGCCCAGCTAGCCCAGCATTTCGCCATACCAACAATGGCCTGTATCAATAAATTTGACCTCAACCTTGAAGTAACAAAAGCCATTGAAGATTCTGCTGAAAAGTTAGGCCTGACAGTAGTCGGTCACGTTCCATTCAATCCAGTTTTTACCTACTCAATGGTGGAAGGTAAAAATATTTTCGAGTACGGAAAAGAGCCTGAATTGCTCGATAATATTAAAGAAATTTGGCAGAAAATATCTTCTTCCAAGCCCATGACAGATAGCGAGAAAATCATACCTCTTGCCCAGTAATTTTTACAAGGAGAACTAAAAAAATGGCTAAAATTCGCATTGCAATCCCATCCAACGGTGAAGGTGGTCTCGACGGAACACGTGCAGGACACTTTGGTCACTGTGATGTCTTTACCTTTATTGACGCGGAAGATGGAAAAATCATAGAAGTATCAACTACCGAGAACTTGGAGCACATTCAAGGCGGTTGCATGGTGCCTGTTAATCTACTTGCAGAGCACAAGGTCAACGCCCTGGTTGTCGGTGGTATTGGCATGCGCCCACTCATGGGCTTTAAGCAGGTCGGTATCGAAGTATATCACGATGCAGAACGAATGGATATCCGCCCCGTTGTTGAAGATATGCTTGCAGGAAAGCTTCAACTTATTTCAAACGACCAAGTATGTGGTGGTGGTCAACAATAAACCCATTAGCCGGTAGAGGAAAATAAAATGAAAATAGCCATAACCGCAACCGGCCCAAACCTGGATAGCCCTATTGATCCCCGTTTTGGCCGAGCTGCCTATATTATTATTGTCGATCCAGAGAGCATGATCTTTGAGGCAGTAGACAATAGCACCAACGTCAACTCATTTAAAGGCGCGGGCATCCAAGCAGCCACTATGGTACACGACAAAGGCGCAGAAGTGCTGATGACTGGATACTGTGGGCCAAAGGCATTTCAAATAATCGAAACTGCTGGCATCAAAGTGGTAAGCGATACAACAGGCACCGTGGCCAATGCAGTGGAGAAATTCAACAAAGGAAATCTCCAATACACAAGCGCAGCAAACGCTGAAGCACACTGGTAAACTGAACTTGGTAACTGAGTATCTGCAGTAAAACGTTTACTCCCATCAAGGTGAAAAAACAGCCTTTTAACTTTTATCCTAGTTAAAACAGTTAAAAGTCTGATATACTTTTTTCACCTTGAGTTTTTTATTTTACACTTAAATGGGTGGCAAACAGTTCCAGAACAACCTCCCCTTTATAAGCTGACATCCCTTCTCCCGCTAACCATGAGGCTGTTTTATGAAATCGGGTAAATTCATTGCCTATAGTGCAATTATTGCTCTATTCACTGCAGTTGTCCTGTTTTTCTATCTTCTCGACACGTCAAAGGCCCTCTCCTATCTATCAACAGATCCCAAGGCCTGTATCAACTGTCACGTAATGAATGCCCAGTATGCAAGTTGGCAACATAGCTCCCATGCCAATCAGGCAGGTTGTATTGACTGCCACCTGCCAACGGATAGCTTTGTCCATAAATACATCTCTAAGGCACGAGACGGATGGAACCACAGCGTCGCCTTTACCCTCAACACCTATGCACCCCGAATTGAGATAAGTGCCGATGGGGCAAGACGGGTACAGGCCAACTGTATCTCCTGCCACAACAGGCTGACCGGCACCATCCGGGCAAACGAAGATAAGTACCACGATTTTTCAAAAGCAAAAGCGACAGAAAGAAAATGCTGGGATTGCCATCGAAACGTTCCCCATGGCGGCGTGCACAGCATCATATCAGCTCCAAATAATCTTGGTGTAAGAGAATTACAATAGGAGGAAACCCTGTGAATAAGTCCTATAAAATATTACTGACAGGATCGGTGATTGCAATTGGTGCCATGGGCCTCATGGCAAACTCCATCAACAGTCGAGAGGCAGAGCGAAAAGAGATCAACACGGGGCCTGTTGTCCAGGCTGAGGGAGTGGCCAGCAAAAACGAAGAGTGGTATCGTTACTATCCGCGAGAATACGATAGTTGGAAACAGACAAAAAAAAGCGACAAAATCACCGATCTTCTGAGAGAAAAGCCTCAACTTGCGATCATCTGGGCCGGCTATGGCTTTGCCAAAGATTACAACGCCCCACGAGGTCATTTCTACGCCATCCAGGACAACATCAACACCCTGCGCACCGGCGCCCCCACGGGACCATCCAATGGACCAATGCCCACGGCCTGCTGGACCTGTAAATCCCCCGATGTCCCCCGTCTGATGGACGAGGTGGGTGAAAATGAATTCTTTACCGGAAAATGGGCCAAATATGGGAACCAAATCGTCAACCCCATTGGTTGCGCTGACTGTCACAATAGCCAGACGGGTAACCTCGGCTTTAGTCGACCTCACCTGGGAAGAGCACTTGAGGCCAGTGGAGTAAATCTTGACGAGATCACCTTCCAAGACATGCGCACCCTGGTCTGTGCCCAATGTCACGTCGAATATTATTTCCGGCCAACGGAATGGACAGACAAAACGGGTAAGACAAAAACTGCCAAGGTGGTTACCCTGCCCTGGGCCAAGGGACTCTCAGCTGAAAACATGGAAGAGTATTACGATGAATATAGTTTTAAGGACTGGACCCATAAGATAAGCAAGGCCCCCATGCTCAAGGCTCAGCATCCGGGTTACGAACTCTTCTCCAAGGGAATCCACGCCCAAAATGGCGTCTCCTGTGCCGACTGCCATATGCCCTACAAGCAACAGGGTTCCATCAAGTATACAGATCATAATATAGGCAATCCCCTGGATGACATAGCCAGCACCTGCCTCACCTGCCACCGTGACAGTGAAAAGGCCTTCAGGGACCGCGTTGCCAGCAAACTTGAACGCAAAGAGCAGCTCATGAAGATGGCCATGGATACTCTGGCCGCAGCCCATCTTGAAGCAGGAAAGGCCTGGGAACTTGGGGCCACAGAGGCAGAGATGCAGCCCGTACTTGAGCTCCTTCGCTCCGGCCAATGGCTATGGGATTACTCCATTGCCAGCCATGGTTCCTTCTTTCACTCTCCCGAAGAGACCCTTCGGCTCTTGGGAGTAGCCAATGACAAGGGTGGCAAAGCGCGAATAAAACTTGCGGCAATTCTGGCTCAACATGGCCTGATCGGCTATCAGGTTCCAGATTTTTCTACCAAGGAAAAAGCCCAGGCACTTGCCGGCGTCCCTCTCCAGAAGCTCATTACAGAGAAGAAGGCCTTCGAGTCAACCCTGCTTGAGCAGTGGAATGAGGAGGCCGTAAAAGCTGGCCGTCTTGATCCTAAAACCCTTGAAGGAATGAGCAACAAGAGTTCCTGGTCTCAAACCGAGCTCTCTCAGTAGAGATTCATAGCTTCCCTCTCCTAGAAATGGCCCCATTGCCAGCAGACCCTATCTGCAGGTAATGGGGTATTTATTTACCCAAAGCACAATCACGCCTGTTTTTTAAAGATCTATCAGCTCTTTCATAGTAGGTTGGCGGCCAAAACCAATAAACATTCCCCTCAACCAAGATATAAAAATGGACTTTATTAACTTTTCTCACTCAGGCCTGAAAATCAAAGAACTCACCATTACTCCGGGGGATACCTGGTGCTTTTATGGAGGAAATCTCTCGGGCAGTGAAGCGTTCCTCCAACTACTTACTGGCAACCTCGGTCACGAAGGAAAAAAACACCCAGCCGTCCTGCCTCAGGCGAGCGTGGTCTCCTTTGATAAACTCCAAGAGGTTTTTGAAGCGGAACTGGCCAAGGATGATTCAGATTTCCTTGACTACCTTGATCCCGGTACAGTTGCCGGAGACTTCCTGCCCCATGGTAGCCTCTACCACCCCCTTGTCAGCATCCTGGGAATGAAGGAAAAGCTGGAAACCGGTTTTAAGCAGCTCAGCTCAGGTCAGGCAAGAAAACTGCTTCTCCTGGAGGCCATCCTTGGTGGGAAAAAACATATTATTCTGCACACCCCCTACGACGGTTTAGACAGCAAAAGTTGCCTAGAGCTCAACCTTGCCCTCCAGGCCCTACCCGAAAACCTGACCCTGCTCCTCTTTGTTCATAACATAGATGACATACCTGACTGGTGCAGCCACATTGGCTGGTTTAAGGACAATGCCCTCTACCGCCAGGGAGACTACAAAGAGATTATCGGCGATATTCGAAGTGAAGAGCTGGAGATACGAGAGATAAACCTGCCCAGCCAGAGCCGTCCCTCCTCCGAAGAGCTACTCTATCTTCGGGCAGGATTTGGCAGCTACCAGGGAAAAAATGTCTTTACCGGCCTTAATCTACACATCCACTCCGGCGACCACCTCCTTATTACCGGGGCCAACGGCTGCGGCAAGTCGACCCTCCTCCAGATCATCACCGGAGACCATCCCGACTGCTACGTCAACGACCTCCGTCTCTTTGCCCATAAACGAGGCAGCGGCGAGTCTATCTGGGATATCAAAAAACAGATGGGTATTGTCTCCCCTGATCTACATCGAAACCACAGATGCCCGGGTTCTGCCCTGCATATTGTTATCAGCGGTCTCTATGACACCATAGGTCTTTATGTACGTCCCAGTCAGCAGGAGATTAAAGAGGGATTAAAATGGATTGCCTGGTTGGGCCTAGAGGAGAAAGCGGAAAAGCCATTTCGCAGCCTGAGCTTTGCCGAGCAACGACTGATCCTCATCGCCCGAGGTCTAATAAAGATTCCTCGCCTCCTCATCCTCGACGAGGCAAGTCAGGGACTGGACGAAAGCTACCGGGAACAGTTTATGACCGTTATAGAAAAAATTGCCCGGGAACAGCTCTCCACCATCCTCTTTGTCAGCCACCGGGAAGATGAACATCGCGATTTTTTCAAATACCACATAAAACTGGGTCAGTATAGCCCGCTAAACAGAGAGGAGAAGTAATATGATTACCGTTCTAGCCTCAATAACTGTCAAAGATGGCTCTATGGAGGAGTTTCTCCGTATATTCAAGGAGAACGTGTCAGCGGTTCTCGCCGAGGAGGGCTGTATTGAATACTACCCCGCCATCGATACCAGAACAGATCTCCCCCCCCAGATCTACCAGGAAAACACAGTAACCATCATAGAAAAATGGCAGAGCTTAGCCGCCCTCAAGGCCCATCTGGCCACAGCGCATATGCTTGCCTATAAAGAGGCCACCGCCTCCATGCTGGAAACACTCTCCCTCAAGATATTGGAAAACGCATAGGAGAGAGCACACTCTTTGCCCCCTCCTTGTCTCAGCCAATGACCAGGGCTACTGCCCCAAGTAGCCCATCGCTGAGAGCCTCAGGCCAACTACGTTCAGCCAATCTCATCGGTTGAGTAGCGGGCAGGAGGAGGGGCAACCCCATAACATATTTTCCTACACTTATACCGACTCGACGCCAAAGGTAATCACACCCTGAAGGCTGTTACCCATCAAACTATTTTCTCCACCCAACTCGTTAATTCACCGAATCAAACTAAGCGAAACTCTCTCTCCATTGATCTTCAATATCATTTTATTATCTCATTGCTATTTTTAAGAGGTAGCAGCGAGCTCTACAAACCAACATCCCAGAAAGCTGCTCTATGGCAAATATGGATAAGCCCCGACAGCCATCACCCACAAATATTTCACCTTGATGGCGAACTACACAATATTAAAATCTATTTTAAACTCATTTTTTCTGTACTTAGTGATAAGTTTGTGGGATGCTAGCAGAAATCAGCTCTTCACCAGAACTCATCCGAAGAACCAAGGGCAAAAAATAATGGTCAAGATACTCCTCATACAGGCCGCCAGAAAACTGTGGACAGCAACAAAGGATCTGTTGCCAATAATCCTCATTATAGCCTTCTTTCAGATAGTTGTCATCAAACAGCCCCTGCCAGATGCAGGAGGGATACTGACAGGATTGCTCCTGGTAATCTTGGGTCTTGCCCTCTTTGTCGAAGGACTGGAAATTGCCCTCTTCCCCATCGGCGAAAGCATGGCCCACGCCCTCTCTAAAAAAGGTAGTGTCTTTTGGGTCCTCACCTTTGCCTTTCTTCTCGGCTTCTCGACCACAATTGCAGAGCCCGCCCTGGTAGCGGTCTCCGGCAAGGCAGCAGACGTTGCCGTCCGGGGAGGCCTGCTGGAAAACACACCCCAGGCAATTGCCTCCTATGCAACAGGAATCCGACTTTCAGTGGCCTTTTCCGTTGGCCTTGCCATCCTCCTCGGCGTACTGCGTATCCTCCTGGGTTGGCCCATACATTTTATTATTATCGGCGGCTACCTGTTGGTGATGCTGATAAGCAGCGTCGCTCCCAAGGAGATAATCGGCATTGCCTACGATGCAGGAGGTGTCACCACCTCCACCATTACCGTTCCCCTCGTCACCGCTCTCGGAGTAGGTTTGGCAACGGTTATCAAAGGCAGAAGCCCCCTTCTCGATGGCTTTGGCCTCATCGCCTTCGCCTCCCTGTTACCCATGATATTCGTCATGGGCTACGGCATATTTATGTTTGGATGGGCATTATGATAATTGAACTTTTTTGGACACTGCTCTCGACCATACGGGACGTTCTTCCCATCATCCTTCTCTTTGGTTTTTTTCAACTGGTGGTACTTCGCAGCGCCCTGCCCAATCCCAGACGTCTCTGCTTTGGCATTGTCTATGTTATCCTTGGTCTTACCCTCTTTTTAGTGGGACTTGAAAACGCCCTCTTCCCCATCGGCAAGATCATGGCTACCCAACTCACCGACCCCATCTTTCTCCAAGGTGACAGGGCAAGTATCGACCTCGGCTATTGGGCAAATTATGGGTGGATATACTGTTTTGCCGCCTGCATTGGCTTTGCCACAACCATTGCGGAGCCATCCCTTATAGCTGTCGCCTATAAGGCTAATGAGGTGTCCGGTGGTGCCATTAGCAGCTGGGGCCTGCGCATCACCGTTGCCACAGGAGTTGCCATTGGCATCAGCCTTGGCTCATTTCGAATTGTCACAGGAACACCCCTATATTTATATATAATGGTAGGGTATATTATTGTTATATTACAAACATTTTTCACCCCAAAATCCATTATCGCCCTGGCCTACGACTCGGGCGGAGTGACAACCTCCACGGTAACGGTACCCATTGTAACAGCGCTTGGACTCGGACTTGCCACCTCTGTGCCTGGACGATCTCCTGCAATTGACGGCTTTGGCCTCATCGCCTTTGCCTCTCTTTTTCCTATTATTACGGTATTAGGATATGCTCAATATATTCATTGGGTAAGTACTCGGAATAAGAAACCCATAAAGGAGTAAAATATGCGATTTCAACTTATTCTAGCATCCGTTAAATCGGATATCACAGATAAGGTTGTTGATGGAGCAAAGGCAGCGGGAGCAACGGGAGCAACAATTATCACTGCCCGTGGCACTGGCCTTCGTGAGGCAAAGACATTTTTTGGTCTCTCCCTGGAGGCTCAAACGGACATCATCATGTTCTTGGTAGAAGAACATGTTCTCCAACCCATACTCGATGCCATTGGTACCATAGGTGAGTTTCACAAACCAGGCACAGGCATCGCCTTTGTCCTGCCCGTGGACCAGGTTATTGGCCTTGAAAGCCAGATAGAAAGATTTAAAGAAGAAGCGCGAAAAAAATACTTTTAATATCAATTAAGAGGTCACAAGATGATTGAAAAAAAACTCGTCAGAGCCCGTGACGTAATGCGCAAACAGGTCCCCACCATCGATGGCATGGCCACCGCCCGCGATGCTGCCAATATGATGAAAGAGCATCAGGTCTCCTCATTGATCGTCAATAAAAGGGACGAAAACGATGCCTACGGTCTTATCAGCATCCAGGACCTTATCACCGAGGTTATGATCCCGGCCCGGGAGGCAGATATGGTAAATGTCTATGAACTTATGACAAAACCAATCATTTCAGTCTCTGCTGATATGGACATCCGCTATGTAATCCGTCTGCTACACAGGGTAAATATGCGCCGCGCCCCCGTGGAAGAGAATGGTCACCTGGTTGGCATGGTCACCCTCACCTCACTGGTTCTCGACCACGATCTTTTTTAACTGAAAAAAAACTACCTCCCTGAAACAGGCCTAATAGCTGGGTGCGCCCGCAAGCAACATCTCAGCAATAGTTTTCTTTACCTTGGGCAGAGAGGCCCGTTTATAGAGACAGAGCTCATTTTCAAGCTGAAGTAGCTGACTCAGATGAGGGGTGCGCTCAACATGGGGAGCACTCTCCGTTCCGGCAAAGCGTGAGGTCACAATCTCCTGGCAACGGAAACAACCGAGAAAATGACGTATCTGCCCGTTGGGAAAGCGCATAACAGCAGGGACTCCATGGGTGCGGCAAACAAGCAAGCGGTGCTTATAAAGAACACAGAGCCCCTCCCGGTTAAGAGGACACATCAGCTGCGGACGCTCCTGACGCGCCTCTGCCATCTGGCAGCCAGCGACATAGTCCCGACAACGCCCCAGGATATCGGCCTGCGCCCCCGCTTCCAGCTCAGAGAACCCCTGCCAGAGATATGCCCACTCCACATAGGTATGGTGGAGAAAATAAGAGTCACAGCAATTATCAGCACAACCATCACAGCTAAATCCTAACTCAGCCGCCACCAGGGAATAGGCATCTGCCATCTCTGCATAAGTCGCCTCCATACGAGCCATCTGCTCTGAAGAGAGAAGCAATTCAGTCATAAAAATCTCCTAGTAAATCATTAGAAAAAACGGGAAAAAGGCGCAAGCCTTCCTCTCACGGACACCCTCAAACAGCAGTGACCAGAGTACCATATTCCCACAAAGACCAACATTTTTAATGAATGCCAGCCCTTGCCAAAATATATTCACAGAAAGCAGGGTCTTACAGAATAAGGTCAATTCCTCAAAGCAGGCCCAAACAGAGGGCAGGCAGGGTTACGGGGGGAAGTTAGGCTGAGAGAAAGGGGGCGGTGAACAGGAGAGCAGAGGCATAGCTGGACAGACGAGGCAACTGCCCGCCCAGCTTTGAGCCACTAGAGGTGCTGAGGAATATCCCGTGGATCGGTCATCTTTTCAGGCGAGAGCATATCATCCAGCTCCTTCTTGGTAAGCAGACCCTTCTCCAGGACAAGATTATAAACGCTGCCACCTGTCTTCAGGGCCTCCTTGGCAATGGCAGCAGACGGCTCATAACCGATAACCGGGACCAAAGCGGTAACAAGACCAATGCTATTTTCCACATAGGAACGACAGACGTCACGATTCGCCTCAATACCGACGATGCAACGAGAGGCCAAGGTGACGCAGGCATTTTTAAGAATCATCATACCGTGGAGCAGGTCGTAGGCAATAATTGGCTCCGCCATACAGAGCTCCAACTCACTGGACTCGGCGGCCATGGAAACCACAGTATCGTAGCCAATAACCTGATAGCAGATCTGATTGACCACCTCAGGAATAACAGGATTAACCTTGCCCGGCATGATGGAAGAGCCTGGCTGCATGGGTGGCAGGTTTATCTCATTGAGACCACAACGGGGCCCGGAGGAGAGCCAGCGCAGATCATTACATATCTTTGAAATTTGCACCGCAGCCCGTTTCATGGTCGCAGACATCTGGACAAAGGTACCCGCATTTTGGGTGGCCTCAACAAGATTTCCTGCTCTTTTCAGGGGAAAGCCACTCACCTCAACAAGCTTTTCAGTTACCAGATCGGCATAGCCTAGAGGACAGTTAATGCCGGTGCCAATGGCAGTAGCCCCCATATTAATATGCATAAACTCTTCGGATGCACCCTCTATGGCACGCATGGCACTTCCCACCATTACAGCATAGGCACTAAATTCCTGGCCAAGAGTCATGGGCACCGCATCCTGATTTTCCGTTCGTCCCATCTTCAAAACATCCTTAAACTCAACGGATTTTTGCAGAAGGGCATTTTTCAGATCCTCCATCCCTCGGGCCAGGTTACGATGCGAGAGCAGTACGGCAAGTTTGACCGCCGTGGGATAGGTATCGTTGGTCGACTGAGAACAGTTGGCATGATCGTTGGGATGCAGGTACTGATACTCTCCCTTCTCATGCCCCATAAGCTCCAGACCACGGTTGGTTATGACCTCGTTGGCATTCATATTGGTGGAGGTGCCCGCCCCGCCCTGGAACATATCCACTGCAAAATGCTCATGCAATTTACCCTCTAAGAGCTCAACACAAGCTCCACAGAGAGCCTCCATCTTCTCCCCATCCATCACCCCAAGCTCAAAGTTAGCGCGAGCAGCAGCAATCTTAATAAAGGCAAATCCTTCGATGAGATGACTAAAATTACTTACCGGCACCCCGGAGATCGGAAAATTCTCTATAGCTCTCTGAGTTTGCACCCCATAATAGGCATCACCGGGAATCTCCCTATGTCCCAGGGAATCATGTTCCAGGCGAAAACCGCTCATCGTCCGTCTTTTACAGGTTTCACCATAAAGCTGCTCGGAAAGTGTGCGCATACGCCTATTGATGGCCACCGCGACCCGGGAAACCAATCGATAAAATATCTCCGGTTGCTCCTTTCTGAAAACATCAATCTTTTCCCGGGAAACCTGCCAGACCACCGCCCCTAAACGGGTATAACCTCCATTGGCATGGGAATCCTGATCAATAAAGACACCCTCGGATATCAATCCTCCCGCAGAAACGGTACCAACACGGTGAGAGCTACCATGCAGGCCACGAACAAGCTGAATCTCTCCGGCAAGAATAATTCCTGCCCAGTTTCTAGGAGTTGATTCCTGAAAGAGCCAATCACCGGCTGCATACTCTATACGCTCACCCTGAGCAAAAAATGTCTGTAAATCTACCTCTTCAATTCCCGCCGTCAGCGCTGCCTGCTTAAGAGTATTTTCATCTAACTTCATAATATCCTCCAAAAAGTTGATTGATATGCGGCCCTATATTAAAGAAACAGCCTGCCAAAAAGAGAGGCAAACACAACGGCAGAGGCAATTGTGACCAGGCCGGGTATTATAAAAGAGTGATTAAAAACATATTTACCAATCCGGGTGGTTCCTGTGTCATCAAACTCCACGGCGGCAATAAGGGTTGGATAGGTTGGCAGAACAAAAAGAGCACTGACCGCAGCAAAAGAGGCAATCGCGGTCAGCGGGCTCACCCCCAGAGTAAGAGCTACGGGCATCAGGGCCCTGGTTGTCGCCGCCTGCGAGTAGAGCAGGGTAGATGCCACAAAGAGCACTACAGAGAGAAGCCATGGGTAAGATCGTAGTAAATTGCCCGCAGTCATATGAATCTCTTCCATATGAGCTGCAACAAAGGTCGTGCCAAGCCAGGCCACCCCAAGTACACAGACACAGGCACTCATTCCCGACTTAAAGGTCGAAACGTTAAGAATATTTTTTGCCTCTATCTTGCAAAAAAAGGTGATAAAAGAGGCCGCCGTTAGCATAAAGGCAATAATGGCATTGTTTACCGGTAAGACAGGCTGAGCAACCAGGCCAACCGTAGGACTGATGCCAATA from the Desulfotalea psychrophila LSv54 genome contains:
- a CDS encoding ATP-binding protein; protein product: MIISIASGKGGTGKTTISTNLAISLEGKAKLLDCDVEEPNAHLFIKPEITLREESTVFVPVIDESLCNGCKKCADICRFNALAVIGKKVLCFPELCHSCEGCLLVCPEQAISAGTRSLGWVEEGKRENMDFVQGCMRIGEAMSPPLIRDVRNRIKEGEIAIIDAPPGTSCPVITAMKDTDFVLLVTEPTPFGLHDLTLAVEAVKALGIPCGLIINRANLGYDKVHEYIASEQIPILLEIPFDRKIAEIYSQGKILVDELPEWKEIFQSLFKDIVNIIQKEQVKQ
- a CDS encoding 4Fe-4S binding protein → MKELVIISGKGGTGKTSITAAFASLAKNHILCDADVDAADLHLLTQPTIEQSHDFMGGCLAEIRQDKCISCGTCRDLCKFGAISEDFVVDPIGCEGCGICVDFCPEQAIEFPQQKCGDWFISSCKFGPMVHARLGIAEENSGKLVSLIRKEAKQLAMTDSYDLILTDGPPGIGCPVIASITGATALLLIVEPSLSGLHDMQRVAQLAQHFAIPTMACINKFDLNLEVTKAIEDSAEKLGLTVVGHVPFNPVFTYSMVEGKNIFEYGKEPELLDNIKEIWQKISSSKPMTDSEKIIPLAQ
- a CDS encoding NifB/NifX family molybdenum-iron cluster-binding protein, translated to MAKIRIAIPSNGEGGLDGTRAGHFGHCDVFTFIDAEDGKIIEVSTTENLEHIQGGCMVPVNLLAEHKVNALVVGGIGMRPLMGFKQVGIEVYHDAERMDIRPVVEDMLAGKLQLISNDQVCGGGQQ
- a CDS encoding NifB/NifX family molybdenum-iron cluster-binding protein, whose product is MKIAITATGPNLDSPIDPRFGRAAYIIIVDPESMIFEAVDNSTNVNSFKGAGIQAATMVHDKGAEVLMTGYCGPKAFQIIETAGIKVVSDTTGTVANAVEKFNKGNLQYTSAANAEAHW
- the nrfH gene encoding cytochrome c nitrite reductase small subunit produces the protein MKSGKFIAYSAIIALFTAVVLFFYLLDTSKALSYLSTDPKACINCHVMNAQYASWQHSSHANQAGCIDCHLPTDSFVHKYISKARDGWNHSVAFTLNTYAPRIEISADGARRVQANCISCHNRLTGTIRANEDKYHDFSKAKATERKCWDCHRNVPHGGVHSIISAPNNLGVRELQ
- the nrfA gene encoding ammonia-forming cytochrome c nitrite reductase; this encodes MNKSYKILLTGSVIAIGAMGLMANSINSREAERKEINTGPVVQAEGVASKNEEWYRYYPREYDSWKQTKKSDKITDLLREKPQLAIIWAGYGFAKDYNAPRGHFYAIQDNINTLRTGAPTGPSNGPMPTACWTCKSPDVPRLMDEVGENEFFTGKWAKYGNQIVNPIGCADCHNSQTGNLGFSRPHLGRALEASGVNLDEITFQDMRTLVCAQCHVEYYFRPTEWTDKTGKTKTAKVVTLPWAKGLSAENMEEYYDEYSFKDWTHKISKAPMLKAQHPGYELFSKGIHAQNGVSCADCHMPYKQQGSIKYTDHNIGNPLDDIASTCLTCHRDSEKAFRDRVASKLERKEQLMKMAMDTLAAAHLEAGKAWELGATEAEMQPVLELLRSGQWLWDYSIASHGSFFHSPEETLRLLGVANDKGGKARIKLAAILAQHGLIGYQVPDFSTKEKAQALAGVPLQKLITEKKAFESTLLEQWNEEAVKAGRLDPKTLEGMSNKSSWSQTELSQ
- a CDS encoding ATP-binding cassette domain-containing protein translates to MDFINFSHSGLKIKELTITPGDTWCFYGGNLSGSEAFLQLLTGNLGHEGKKHPAVLPQASVVSFDKLQEVFEAELAKDDSDFLDYLDPGTVAGDFLPHGSLYHPLVSILGMKEKLETGFKQLSSGQARKLLLLEAILGGKKHIILHTPYDGLDSKSCLELNLALQALPENLTLLLFVHNIDDIPDWCSHIGWFKDNALYRQGDYKEIIGDIRSEELEIREINLPSQSRPSSEELLYLRAGFGSYQGKNVFTGLNLHIHSGDHLLITGANGCGKSTLLQIITGDHPDCYVNDLRLFAHKRGSGESIWDIKKQMGIVSPDLHRNHRCPGSALHIVISGLYDTIGLYVRPSQQEIKEGLKWIAWLGLEEKAEKPFRSLSFAEQRLILIARGLIKIPRLLILDEASQGLDESYREQFMTVIEKIAREQLSTILFVSHREDEHRDFFKYHIKLGQYSPLNREEK
- a CDS encoding putative quinol monooxygenase yields the protein MITVLASITVKDGSMEEFLRIFKENVSAVLAEEGCIEYYPAIDTRTDLPPQIYQENTVTIIEKWQSLAALKAHLATAHMLAYKEATASMLETLSLKILENA
- a CDS encoding DUF1538 domain-containing protein, producing MVKILLIQAARKLWTATKDLLPIILIIAFFQIVVIKQPLPDAGGILTGLLLVILGLALFVEGLEIALFPIGESMAHALSKKGSVFWVLTFAFLLGFSTTIAEPALVAVSGKAADVAVRGGLLENTPQAIASYATGIRLSVAFSVGLAILLGVLRILLGWPIHFIIIGGYLLVMLISSVAPKEIIGIAYDAGGVTTSTITVPLVTALGVGLATVIKGRSPLLDGFGLIAFASLLPMIFVMGYGIFMFGWAL